Proteins co-encoded in one Candidatus Binataceae bacterium genomic window:
- a CDS encoding alcohol dehydrogenase catalytic domain-containing protein translates to MKAVAKTRPAYGAEILDLPEPRPSEGELLVKIAACGICGSDLHLYEWELGADRMVTRMPFVMGHEPSGEVVSVGPRVTTFKPGDRVALDPFGHCGRCGPCLAGRFHLCSSPTHLSGALADFTIAPTGNAHHIPDSMSLEVGALLEVFGTGLHAVEQSSLKPGDSAVVEGPGPIGLSVALAARALGITTLVITGLDVDKDRLALAREMGFRTVCASDRDWIEQVRALMPKDGADAVFDACGMIDSPRELVRRGGELIEIGWPARDVTSTELRALFFHGVNIINSRVRTPETWRRAIALVASGKIDLTPMVTHRFDISHGIEAFELLRARGAVKALVIPNR, encoded by the coding sequence ATGAAAGCTGTCGCTAAAACCCGTCCCGCTTACGGTGCTGAAATCCTTGACCTGCCCGAGCCACGGCCCAGCGAGGGCGAGCTGCTGGTTAAAATCGCCGCGTGCGGAATCTGCGGCTCCGATCTTCATCTGTATGAATGGGAACTCGGCGCCGATCGGATGGTCACGCGGATGCCTTTCGTCATGGGCCATGAGCCCTCCGGCGAGGTCGTCAGCGTCGGCCCGCGCGTGACCACGTTCAAGCCTGGTGACCGCGTCGCGCTCGACCCCTTCGGCCATTGCGGCCGATGCGGACCGTGCCTCGCGGGGCGCTTTCACCTCTGTTCGTCGCCGACGCATCTGTCGGGCGCGCTGGCGGATTTCACGATCGCGCCGACCGGCAACGCGCATCACATTCCCGACTCGATGAGTCTCGAAGTCGGCGCGCTGCTCGAAGTTTTCGGCACCGGTCTTCACGCTGTCGAGCAATCGTCGCTGAAACCGGGCGACAGCGCCGTAGTCGAAGGTCCCGGTCCGATCGGGCTCAGCGTGGCGCTCGCGGCGCGCGCTCTAGGGATCACGACGCTCGTGATCACCGGCCTCGACGTCGACAAGGATCGCCTCGCGCTCGCACGCGAGATGGGCTTCCGCACCGTATGCGCCAGCGATCGCGACTGGATCGAGCAGGTGCGCGCTCTGATGCCGAAAGACGGCGCCGACGCGGTGTTCGATGCCTGCGGGATGATCGATTCGCCGCGCGAGCTGGTGCGCCGCGGCGGCGAGCTGATCGAAATCGGCTGGCCGGCGCGCGATGTCACCTCGACCGAGCTGCGCGCGCTTTTCTTTCACGGCGTGAACATCATTAATTCGCGGGTGCGCACGCCTGAGACCTGGCGCCGCGCGATTGCGCTGGTCGCGAGCGGCAAGATCGATCTGACGCCGATGGTGACGCATCGCTTCGATATCAGCCACGGCATCGAGGCTTTCGAGCTGCTGCGCGCGCGTGGTGCGGTGAAGGCATTAGTCATTCCGAATAGGTAG